CGGTAACCCGCCTGTTTCATTCGCCCGGCCTCGGCAATAAGGTTGTCCAAGGTGATGGCGGTTTCATTTGAAATCATGAATTTATCCTTATGCGTCGGCGGATTCGGGTTCGCCCGCTTGTTTTTGTTTAAATTTTTCCAGGGCCTTTACCACGCCGTCGATAATCGCTTCGGGTTTTGCCGGGCACCCGGGGACATAGACATCCACCGGAATGATTTTGTCCACACCACCGATCACGTTGTAGCCATCGTGGAAAATGCCGCCGGACAGCCCGCAGGCCCCGATGGCGACAACGGCTTTGGGTTCGGGCATCTGCTCATAAATATTTTTGAGCACGGCCTTGTTGCGGTGGTTTACGGTTCCGGTCACCAGCAATATATCCGCATGTTTGGGGTTGCCCACATTGATGATACCAAACCTCTCCACATCGTAAAGCGGTGTCAGGCAGGCCAGGGTCTCGATATCACAGCCGTTGCAGCTTCCGCAGTCAAAATGCATTATCCATGGTGACTTTATTTGTGCATTTTTTAAAAAATTTTTGAGCATGGTCTACCTCACGTGCAGCCAGATAAAATTGATAAACGTCAGAACCAGGCCGATGCTCCAGACATACTTGAGCATCCAGCGCCAGGTCATTCTCGCCATGGTGTTGTCAATGATGATTTCGAATAGGTAGGTGGCGACCAGCAGCACGATCATCCAGATCCAGCTCGTGGTCCAGAACAACGCACATACCGCAAGAATTAGAACAGTTTCGTACCAGTGCGCCATCTCAATTACCGCAAGTACCGGCCCGGAGTATTCGGTCATCACCCCTTTAACCAGCTCCTGATGCGCGTGGTGGGACGTTGAAAAATCAAAGGGGGATTTGCGCAGCTTGATGGTCAAGGCATAGCCAAGGACAATGAACATCAGCGGCAGTTTCTGGAGCAACGGCGTATCATAGGCCATAATATCGCCTACATTAAAACTGCCCACCGCAAGGTACATGCCTACAAACACTAAAATCAGCAGCGGCTCGTAGGTCAGAATCTGTATCAGTTCACGCTGGGCGCCTACCTGGCTGTACGGGCTTCGGGTCGAAAGGGCCCCCATGACCAAAAACATGGCACCCGCCGCCTGGACAAAGA
The DNA window shown above is from uncultured Desulfobacter sp. and carries:
- a CDS encoding NADH-quinone oxidoreductase subunit B family protein — encoded protein: MLKNFLKNAQIKSPWIMHFDCGSCNGCDIETLACLTPLYDVERFGIINVGNPKHADILLVTGTVNHRNKAVLKNIYEQMPEPKAVVAIGACGLSGGIFHDGYNVIGGVDKIIPVDVYVPGCPAKPEAIIDGVVKALEKFKQKQAGEPESADA
- a CDS encoding complex I subunit 1 family protein, with translation MESIFFAVSALILAPLAGGLLAGIDRRITARMQARLGPPVLQAFYDVGKLFGKERLLVNRWQIVCCWVYFVAAALSVALFFARADLLIIFFVQAAGAMFLVMGALSTRSPYSQVGAQRELIQILTYEPLLILVFVGMYLAVGSFNVGDIMAYDTPLLQKLPLMFIVLGYALTIKLRKSPFDFSTSHHAHQELVKGVMTEYSGPVLAVIEMAHWYETVLILAVCALFWTTSWIWMIVLLVATYLFEIIIDNTMARMTWRWMLKYVWSIGLVLTFINFIWLHVR